tgaatattaccctattattcGTCCCATCTCGCTCTACtccattgcctgcctacaaCGCCCTTACACTACTTACTTATGTTTAGCTAGTATTCCTAGAGCATcttgtataattctttttagctcttgctacgttagttcctaggttagctgattacagtagttagttgtgcagtaggcctgctataacatctttaggttctctaagaggtaccttatgctaaagttaatcttctattcctctataaggaagttaattagggattagaggaagtatcccttataatctctctcctaacagttatatttagtgtagttgtactttatatacttctataggggtttaggttatagaagatttatagatagggaagattatagtttctctacctctactagtactttttagaaggataggattattactagatctcctttattgtatttgcgtctaagtctataaaaagaagaaagctcctcttagtcttttgtctcttacaactatttgcgcaagttttctaactcctgttattaattacctacttctaggctattctagccctctctagctaaagctgccctatagatacaaattctagggtaaggtgtactgcctagaggacctacagatcttcttaaggcactatagacacttagtgtctgttaaggtatctccttatctgcagagggaggtgttaccttacgctctactggctctcctataggtaggttgtcttagtccctctctaaagacagtaagcctagataatttagtttaagacttatagtagcttaggtctatctttaattgtAATATAAGAGcaattagaatataaagggtgtataaagtaattataagagaggataaggttaaagaggatagtaggtgtattaaggtacgtagtgtgtagtaacaagactaattactagagtattagtaataacctctaatacctttatatagtctaggctgactagccctatagtagctcgccgagactagcagaggtacctctaggcccagcgcctaacactAGCCCTTAGAACGCTACAGTCTAAGTTAATGGTATCTTAGATACAGAGCCtagaaaattattaataacagcttaTATTTGCataaccttagctaccttaagaGTCTTAGCTTAAGTTGCTGCCTAATTgtatttacttagctatGTCTCCTAATTTGTAGGTATTTGCATTAGTCTAAGTGCAGCGTAGTATCTTTTTTAGACTTGCGCCTATTCTTTATCTACATGTACTCTAACAGTGTCTTAGAAGGCAGTTATCTATTTATGCAGCGTTCTGTTTTCTGTGCAGTAGTTTAGCTGCAGATAtagtgttactattataagaatatgcttaactattcttaatattttacttttcttattttaatagtctttcttaagtatcttatataacttaaggtaaagcttatagtctttataatcttctttatatacctcttatcccttttctaagaggtctaatacctatattaggATTGTAGGTGTTTGTAGCATAGTTGTTAATATGTCTATTACTTTGTGTGTTATTCTGTGTATTTTGCTTTAAcctacttagatagtctgtaataacgtagttaaggtgttacttatacttattactaatTTTTAGTATATATtttctagaggtagtagcACCTTTAGTTGTATGTGTTAAAGTTGCACCTCTTTAGGGTCTgctagcagctatatatcttacaactagcacttaatcttaagttagtagtactagaagacctagttgcttaagttagtaacAATAACCGTCGCGTCCCTCTGgctttagctagttgctattttaCTTGTTATTAGCGCTTATTGTAGCGGCAGtgagactcttaattgttatattagatagtaatagtaataggttaataataatatattaataatctattgttgttctatataagggtgatttttgtcttttCTAGGTTCTGGTGGGGGCTcctgcacggtttcttggcaggtatatcgcctaacctatttctctaatacctttcattTGACAGCATCATCCTTCTTATCTCTAACTACTACCTTCTACGTAGCAACGTTGTCTTAAAAGGCTGTGTATTCTAGACACGCGTAAATTAGAAcctataaactattagtttTAGGCAGAGTAATGAGCGGAATGTAGCTAGGTAGTTACTAGGTAATACTTCTTGTTTTTAAGTAGGTGATAAGCACTCTTAGGTACTAAGATCTTAAAAAAGCTGTAGCTCCCTTATAAAGGCgtaaactaaatagatataAATAACCCTTTAGGCTACTATAAGAGCTTTAGGCAGAACTAAtattagtatagtaactaattACCAAACCTATAATTGCTAGTAGGGAAATAAAGCAGCAAAGTAGTTGTGCTTACAGTAGGAAATAGTGTCTATTAGAGTAAAGAAAggtaacgtaccccacggacgagccggtcaccggacgagtcggtcacttttgccaagcccctaccaaactacCCTTCACATACTAATGCCTtctcaacaacaccattcagacgcgttaaaagaagctcagatacagcttgcgcttcaggctcttaaacaagacgcgacaCTCTCTcagcgacgcgctgcagctatctacagagtctcttaaacaacactaagcaactaacacgtaggacaacctttacgcgctaattctatagctaacttacagaagctagacaacaacaaggagaaggtgattgttaaacatgttcttaagctagacgcGCGAGGGTTTTCCCCTCAGCTCTTAGATGTGGCTACTAtggctaattctttgcgcgctgaGCGTAATCTGGGTCCTGTTGGCGCAAACTGGCccagtacgtttgttaagcggcacctagagcttatagtcaagtttaatcgcaagtacaactacaagagagccctctgtaaggatcctaaggttctacagagCTGGTTTAGCCTggtagctaacactaaagcCAAGTATGGCATCTAGGATGAAGAcacgtataactttaacaagacaggctttataataggccagatctccccaggagcagttgttacagcttcagaacgaCAAGGTCGGCCAAAGGCTGTCTAACCAGGCAACCGGGAgtaggctacggctatagtaggcatcaatgccaaaggataggctattcctgccttccttatctttaaggcccaccactacctctctgcctggtacaaagaagaggatctgccttaagactaggttattggagtctctgataacggctggactaccaacaagcttggtctggaCTAGATAAGCCACTttgacaggcatacaaaggagcgtactgttagcacctaccatttgcttattattaatggttataagagccacaactctcttGAATTCTAGCAGTACTGCAAGGATAGCAAGATAATTACTCTTTGCTTGCCTTCCTACTTAtcacaccttacacagcctcttaatgtggcttgttttgctgctttgaagaaggcgtataggcgctaagccaaAATACTTATGCacaactagattaactacattataaagacagagttcctaccatgctttatacgcgcctacaacgctgcaattacttctaggaatatctagggagggttctaaggcgctggactgGTCCTGTTTGACCCACAACAGGTTATAAGCAGCCTTAATGTAAAGCTGCGCacgccatcaccaccactacccGTTAACAacgagctctggcagtcgcaaaccccaagcaacacccttaaactagggtcgtaattaacgcttgtgaagacaaggattcagaggtatatagatagctcgcctacctctatagttaaagcgtttaagaaggtcttaaagggggcagctataattgcgcacaagctagtgttagcgcaacaggagattgctGAGCTTtgagctgctaataaggcagccatacaacaaaaattacacaaaagaaagcaggttaagaaagaaggtactctagtagttaaagagggctagcgATTGACAGCCctaaaagagtttagggcgcgttgtgatggtaagaaggcaaagaagcaggtgcgcgctgaagTGGGTGAGCCttcctaaaggcgctgtggacgGTGCAGTGAGACTGGACataacgcgcgaacgtgtaagaaagaggtagaagtagtttctaaataatattacagactGTACTGCAGTTTGCAGTGTTAATTTAGGTTGTtttaggttataatggggtggagtttggtaggggcttggcaaaagtgactgactcgtccggtgaccggctcgtccgtagggtacgttataggAATTATTCATTTATGTATAAACGCAGCGCGCCTAAAtttaaataataataataataataataataataataataataataataataataatactaataataataataataataataataataataataataataataataataataataataaacaCATATAGTTCTAACTAGTTATTAAACAAATTAGCTTATTATCTCCCTAAAGTTGGGCAACAATGTTGTAAGTAAGAAAACGTTGTCTTTACTTAAGACAAAAACAACAATAAAAGATTTAgataatataataatagactaaCTATACTCTACACTAATACTTAATAGGTATAGTGCTACTATAGTATATTAATAGGGTTACTTTATACGTATCTAGAACAATCTACCTGTTTAGAAGGGGGGTAgtgtaaagtactagtccTTCTAAAGGTTCCTGTCCTAATTTGTACTTAACTCTAACTTAGTACCTTTATATCCTGTTTCTATCCTACATCCTAGGCAGCACTTGTGTTCTTTCTAGCACTTAAAGGTATAAAGGCATAAGGTGAAGTAGGTCTAGATAGTTATTTTTTAAGTACCCTTTTGTACAtgacctataggaatagaacaattctctgtgtaactatcctagtgctccCATACACCTCGTAGCGGATACCCACGCCTACTAAAGACCTCTATCATCCTGCGTTGTTACACTTTACATTattatcttatctttttagCCCGCTTTGTTAaggccacggctctgcccaccgtgccaagcataccaaaaaggtaacaatgctcaccTTGATAGTGAGGCTGTagccagaacagtacttattgccattacaggtcagaggtggacgcgacacatgcctgaggctgCCTACAGGTtagaggtggacgcatccacatgcctgaggctaAGAGCCTAACATTCTTACTCCACTTATCTTAAGTAACACAACGTGAAAACGTCTCTATCTAATGCTCACCTTTGTTATTAAGAACAGATAATAAGGCACcatctaaatctaagctctctaacgtactccacgggcgagtcggacacacaggcgagtcggacactcaaattcacaccaaaaatcacaattcttaaaccttaatatctctacaactacataataaaattatttaaaaattaatatactacgctgcatgtatataaagataaagactatagaagcgctTAGCTTTCCTCCTATTaatgtagaagttagtaagtaagatataaaatacagggattattttagcgtacttttaaatacctctatgtgtatctataatagagcttagtgcttctagactctttatttttatatagatgcagcatagattttaaatttctagacaattttattgtgtggttgtagagatattaaggtgtaagaattgtgatttttggtgtaaatttgagtgtccgactcgcctgtgtgtccgactcgcccgtggagtacgttagtgtTTTAACAAATCAATTAAGAATTGTATTAGGATTAAGTAGTTAGACATCTGTTTTGTTAAAGGACTTATGTATTAGTTTCTTAGACTCGCTTATATGCGCGAATTGTTTATTAAACACATAACATAGTTTGTGAATTGCAATAATACAACATTTGTTCAAAGTTGCCACTATGCACTGGTGTTGTGTAGGTGTGCAGCGTGTGCCTATGAAGGTGAACTCAAACCAGGGGCTCTGCCTGACCTATCAAATGATGAGGCTGGTTTTCCCAAAGAGTCATAGGTGACGCCTTACTTCCGAATTGGACCTTGGGGACTATCAAGGTCGAATTCTTGTTCAAAGATCAGTCTTCTTATGTGAAATGAGATGGAATATCCACCTTAGTATTTGTTTTACGGATGGATATattctatttctctaattTATAAACACTCTGTGATCAAATCTTGTCTTGGTCTAGGGGTTGTGGGGCGTACCCAATTAAACTGTGAAAATTGTATTGTCGGTGATACAAGCAACATGTTAGTTCATTAGTTAACCATTGGCTCTCAATGTGGCAGAAGATCCATAACATGACAAGCTGAGATCCCAGGCCATCTAGTTCTGCTTTCCGTACTCCATATCTGCGGCCAAGTCACGCGCCTAGCGATCAGGATCAATGTGCTCGTTGCCTTCAGGCCTGCTGTCAACGTTAGCGGCAGGCGAATGTACAAAGAAGCCTGCATTAGCCAAGCACTTGTTTTGCATTAATCTAATCAGGCATATATTACTGTTAGGAGAAGCCTAAGTCTATGACTGCGTAGTCTTTAACAGGGGAACTAATCCATCCTTAGTGAAACAGAAGCGACATCGACTGGAGTCCTACAAACTAAACGTTCAATAGCTATTTCAGATACCGTCGTTATTTAAGAGTCCTAGTTGACCGCTGTAGACTGCCTGGCAACAAGATGGGACGATTAGTAGTGCTTCAAGGCTTCATCACACCCCACGCCGGTAGTCGCTTCGGTCGAAGAACAAACTGTGGGTGAGTTCTTGTCTGAGTATCTGAACATTAAGGTTCATCTAAATATTAAGAACCATAGTTTAGCATACGAATCTTTGTTTGCCGCTGTAGGAAGCATCTGTAGAGGCTTCTAGGCAAACTTGCTCTCATTCTGCCTGATCAAAGCAACAGATTGGCGGCAGGCCTCTTATAGAGTATGTTCCGAACCCTAATAAACAACCTGCATTACAATAACCTTGGTTGTTACTAcagaagctaagtaatctgcAGCCTAATAAACTTTAACATATGTACTTGTTAGTGCCACCGCAAGATTTGTTCCGGTTAATACTGCCAGGTGTGGGAGTTAGGGATGGAAAAGTAATTATTGTGCTAACGCTTAGAACGTGCGTTAAGAGAGGATAAAGAGCAACGATAGTACAGTTGCTGTTTTAGCACATTCCAACTCTGCTAAGGCTCTCTCCAGTGCAGCAATGCTCTGAGATGTCGCAGCAAGTGCCCTACATGCTTACTGTACGGGGCAGGGAAACCTCCAAGGCACTAGAGTAGCACTTTCCAGTCTGGCAATCCTCCCTGCAAGCACTGTCAGCAGCATTCTTTAGGTGTAGGTACTACACCGTAACCACATCTTATCACCGTATTTCTAAGTCTTGCCATTGCGACACTGCTTGTCTAGCCCAAGACACGTTACATTGTTGTGTTAAGGGATACAAAAGCTGCCGCTAGCAATGGGAAGTTCTGGTCttaattctagtattagagtTAACCTTTTACTATACTATGCTTCGGAGCTTATAACCAGCAACAAAATAATTAGTTTAGGGCTTGACTAGGTCGCAATTCTTGTGAACAGGCAGATTTGGAGCTAAAAACTTTTACACAGTAATTAAGTATTTGCGCGCCAACTTACTAGAGGTgtagtagtttacttctaaAGTCGTCGTCTTGTATCTGCCAACAGTAAAAACACTGATTGATATCCTGCAGCCTAGATTAGGAAGTCACCATTTCTTGCTTGAGACCCATTACCCCTGCAGGGCTTGGTATTAAGAGCGGGACTGACTACATTAGGAAGAAGTTCTACCTGGAACCTACTCTAGGCATAATTCCGCGTACGGAGATGTATGTACGCATTATATAAAACGTCGATATACCATGTATGTTTTCGGTATGCATTATGTGCGCTAAGTCACTGTCAAATTTGTGGAGGCACAGCTTAATCAGCAATGGAGAAATATTCCAAACGGACCTCCATTGTCAGCTTATTGGTAATATGGCTACTGGGTCCTGCATTGTTGCTTGCAACACACGCTACAATGATGGATTGCAAGTTCGCTATGCACTGTGCTAAAATAACATCTTTGGCAGGGAGAAGAGGCTTCGCATGCTACGTTGTTTGAAATAATAATTTGAACACTCAAAACTTCGATGCGACCCTCGAAGTGTTGCAAAAAGGCTTTTTCGCACTCTCCGCGCAGCCTCTTCTGTATTCTTCAATAATTGCTGCGGGATCTGTGTTCTGAAGCCTCTCAATTCGTTCAAGAGTGGTATGGAACGGCTGGGGCAAAGGAGGGTACGCGGTAGCAAGCAGTGGCTGGCTGTACTCGACACCAAGCGAGTCTAAAACAACGGGCGTAATGTGAGCAGCCGAGAGCAAAATTCGAGGCATACCTATCGAAATCAGTTTCTTCTGGTTCAGTTGTCAAGATCAGATGCGTACCGTGCCCCGCGAAGCCCGCGGCAATGTAGTGGCCGTCACGGTTTGGGACAGGCCCAACAAACGGGAAAGCATCTGCACTCGAAGTTTCGACTATGATATAATCAATTGACATGTATCTCTCAGAATGAGTCTGACTTACTCCCAGACCAACAACCGCCTTGGTCGTCTTCCATACCGAGCTCTGCACAACTCGAATCTGGCCAGTCTTTGACATCCGAGGCGGGCCAGGACTTAAAAAACTCTGCTACCCCATTAAAATGTTTATCTTCTTCGTCGTTCATAACGCAATCGTCTGCCTTATGGACGAGAAGCTGTCTGGCTCCTCCAATAATGATGGTGTTATATGGTGTTGGGAGCTGAAGATGATAATTCTGCCGTTGCCATCAGGTAAACATCCATAAAATTTTGGGCACCACTCCTTACATTCACGCGGCTGTCCCAGTGCTGAGCACCCGTGTGCTTGATAAATCCTGGGGGCGCCTTGATCGCTGCCACCGTTCCCTTTTGCGCTGTTATAAGCTTGTTGAATTCTGGTAGAAGATGAGAAGCCCATCTGTTCGTTGTATGAATCACTGCCCGGGCACGGATAGTCCCTCGATCGGTTTTGACCGTGATCCAACCGTTGACATCCCGCTTGGATATACTCGTGGCTGGTGTGTGCGCCTGCAGATTTAGATTGCCTTTCTGCAGAACAATGCGTAAAAGCGCATGCACAAATTTATATGCCCATCTAAGACATGGTCAGACGAACTTCGAGGCAATCTTGCACTTAAGGAGGGTATACATTTGCCCCGTGGGGTGTACGACTGCCGCAAGGGCTCCCTTCATCTGTGAAAATTCTTCTGCTTTCTGGGCGTCATCAATGATTCTGCAGGCTTTGACAATTTCATGGTCGTCGCCGTGGTCCTTGCGCATAGCTTCGAAGGCGCCTTTAAGCCGTGCCCAGGCTTCGTCGGTCATAGCAGCATCAAAAGTCTCACCGAATTTCAGGCAAACTTCTTCAGTAATACCTTCCTCAGTAGCTAGGTCCCTGAACGCTGGTAAATGGGCCATTTCATGTGCGATAAGCTCCATCGCGCCATCAGGTCCAAATCGTTCCGACCATAGCGGATAGCGAGAATAAGCATGTGGTCTCAATTGCCCTCCTGTCCACAATCAGCTAGTTTCCTACACAACAAACCCATGTTGTTACCATTTCGTCCAGTAGCAGATCCGCAGATATCCCTTGCCTCTAAAAGGGTTATTGCAGGCTGCTTCGAGGCTTTCTCTGTATACTGAGCTTGTGTCAGAGACTGTGAGCTGATAGGTCAAGATGATGTGGTCGCGTACTTTGTGGATCCAGTAAGCGGTTGCTGCACCTGAATAGCCACTACCAATGATTACAACATCAGTCTCCTCTGGCAACTTGTCGCTGGAGCGAAAGTTACGCAGAGGCGATTCAGCGGCCTCGATCCAATAGGATTTGGTGGGGTTGATTGTTGGCAAGACCATGCTGAGGCTTTGGAAAAGCAAGTGATCGATAAGATACCAGGAAAAAAGCCAGGTTTCCTCAATAGTATCTGCAGCATGATATATGCAGAAGAATACCGTGTCATGACTACACCGGCCGGACAGCTGACTCAAGATCTCGAGATAAACATCTCCGGCCACCGGCCCGGTCCACTGATAACGGTGGTGGTCCAAGCGGCACTACAGGTACGATTCCACGACAGCTAATATACCAACGGAATAACAACAGGCGATTGAGTCCATCACTCATAGTCAATAATTTTGTGTTCCCATTCATCATATCAGCACAATGCCTCAACCTCTGAAACATGTCGTCTTTGACGTTGTCGGCACTTGTGTATCGTTCGACGAATACTATGAACGCATAAATTCAGCTCTTGGTGCAAAGCTTCGCCAAAATACTATAACCCCACAACACTTTGGCTTCACCTGGCAAACAGCTGCCGAATTAGAGTTTACTTTCTTATCGATCTCCGGAAGTTATAAGCCCTACAAAGAAGTCCTCCGAGGTCTCTTCTATCGCACCTTAAGTCTCTGCGGCATCGCTGACCCCCGGGCATTGGCTACCGACGAGGAGCGAGAGCAATGCATTGAGGGCTATAGCGCTCTGCAACTCCGGTCTGGCTGTCGCGAGACCTTCCAGCTCCTGCGGGACAATGGATTCACAGTATGGTGTTTTACTACTGGTGACGTGCAGCGCGTCAGAGGCTACTTCGAACGTGCCGGCGTAGATATGCCACTAGAGAACTTCGTTAGTTGCGATGTGGGAGGTATAGCAAAACCAGCTTTGCCCGCCTACGAGACCGTGTGGAACCGACTAGGGGCAAACGATGTG
Above is a genomic segment from Ascochyta rabiei chromosome 10, complete sequence containing:
- a CDS encoding (S)-2-haloacid dehalogenase; translation: MPQPLKHVVFDVVGTCVSFDEYYERINSALGAKLRQNTITPQHFGFTWQTAAELEFTFLSISGSYKPYKEVLRGLFYRTLSLCGIADPRALATDEEREQCIEGYSALQLRSGCRETFQLLRDNGFTVWCFTTGDVQRVRGYFERAGVDMPLENFVSCDVGGIAKPALPAYETVWNRLGANDVKWFAAAHMWDVAAATKVGFRGAWSSVYEKEACLDVFSDAKLEVVAGGLEEMARQIVEKSQ